In Anoplopoma fimbria isolate UVic2021 breed Golden Eagle Sablefish chromosome 12, Afim_UVic_2022, whole genome shotgun sequence, one DNA window encodes the following:
- the cbx5 gene encoding chromobox protein homolog 5 → MGKKSREEDSSSSDEEEYVVEKVLDRRVVKGRVEFFLKWKGYSEKHNTWEPEKNLGCPELISEFMKTYKKSSSSSGGSSTPSSGGSKSVTTSLGRSKDSSSSKKRSSDDEEEEEEEGGSKPKKKKEDDILVARGFERGLEPEKIIGATDSCGDLMFLMKWKDSDEADLVLAKEANHKCPQIVIAFYEERLTWHEDSDKKEKDAVTA, encoded by the exons ATGGGCAAAAAGTCTCGCGAAGAAGACTCCTCATCATCTGATGAGGAAGAGTATGTTGTGGAGAAGGTGCTGGACAGGAGAGTGGTGAAAGGCAGGGTCGAGTTCTTCCTGAAGTGGAAAGGATATTCAGA aaaacacaacacctGGGAGCCAGAGAAGAATCTAGGCTGTCCTGAGCTTATTTCAGAATTCATGAAGACTTAcaagaaaagcagcagcagcagtggtggaagcTCCACGCCCAGCAGTGGGGGCAGCAAATCGGTCACAACCTCCTTGGGACGCTCCAAAGATTCCAGTAGCTCAAAGAAGAGAAGctctgatgatgaggaggaggaagaggaggagggtggaagTAAGcccaaaaagaagaaggag GATGACATTCTAGTTGCACGCGGCTTTGAGAGAGGACTGGAGCCAGAGAAGATCATAGGAGCAACTGACTCATGTGGAGACCTAATGTTTCTTATGAAGTG GAAAGACTCTGATGAGGCCGATCTTGTGCTTGCAAAGGAGGCCAATCATAAGTGCCCACAGATCGTCATAGCCTTCTATGAGGAGCGTCTCACCTGGCATGAGGACAGTGACAAGAAGGAGAAGGACGCGGTTACAGCATGA
- the hnrnpa1b gene encoding heterogeneous nuclear ribonucleoprotein A1b, whose translation MSKDVPREPEQLRKLFIGGLSFETTDESLRAHFEQWGSLTDCVVMRDPNTKRSRGFGFVTYSSVDEVDAAMSARPHKVDGRVVEPKRAVSREDSNRPGAHVTVKKIFVGGIKEDTEESHLRDYFTQFGKIEVIDIMTDRTTGKKRGFAFVTFDDHDSVDRIVIQKYHTINSHNCEVRKALTRQEMQTTGMGRSSGGRPYEYDRGFNQGGGGGGGGRGRYGDSPYNCNGGDGGNGGGGGGGYGGGPSGPGGYNNGGNRGYNQGYNQGGGGGGGGYGGNGYDSNGYGNCGGGGGGGGNNYNNMGHYDSQASNFGPMKNNFGGGGGNGGVGRSFGGGGGGGGGGGYGGGGSNNGGYGRSGRF comes from the exons ATGTCAAAAGAT GTCCCCCGTGAACCGGAGCAGCTCCGCAAGCTGTTCATCGGAGGTTTGAGCTTCGAGACCACAGACGAAAGCCTGCGGGCTCATTTTGAGCAATGGGGGAGCCTCACAGACTGTGTG gtcatGAGGGATCCCAACACAAAGAGATCCAGGGGCTTTGGCTTTGTTACATACTCATCAGTGGATGAAGTCGATGCTGCCATGTCTGCCCGCCCCCACAAGGTTGATGGAAGAGTTGTTGAACCTAAACGAGCAGTTTCCAGGGAG GACTCCAACCGGCCAGGTGCCCACGTAACCGTGAAAAAAATCTTCGTTGGGGGCATCAAGGAGGATACAGAAGAGTCCCACTTGCGAGATTACTTCACACAATTTGGCAAGATCGAGGTCATTGACATCATGACTGACCGCACTACTGGAAAGAAGAGGGGCTTTGCCTTTGTGACCTTTGATGATCACGATTCAGTCGACAGGATTGTCA TCCAGAAATACCACACAATAAACTCTCACAACTGTGAGGTGAGGAAGGCTCTTACAAGGCAGGAAATGCAGACTACAGGAATGG GCCGCAGCAGCGGTGGGAGGCCCTATGAGTACGACCGAGGCTTCAATCAGG GAGGTGGCGGTGGAGGTGGCGGTAGGGGTAGATACGGAGACAGTCCCTACAATTGCAATGGAGGTGATGGCGGTAAcggaggcggcggcggcggtg GCTATGGAGGTGGTCCCAGCGGTCCTGGAGGATATAACAATGGTGGCAACCGAGGCTATAACCAAGGTTACAAccagggtggtggtggtggaggtggcgGCTATGGCGGAAATGGCTACGACAGCAATGGCTATG GTaactgtggtggtgggggtggaggCGGCGGAAATAACTACAACAACATGGGCCACTATGACTCCCAGGCCTCCAATTTTGGCCCAATGAAGAACAACtttggtggtggaggaggcaaCGGTGGAGTTGGCAGGAGCTTTG GTGGTggtggcggaggaggaggcggcggcggctATGGAGGCGGCGGCTCAAACAACGGTGGATATGGCCGTTCAGGACGattttga